One segment of Candidatus Neomarinimicrobiota bacterium DNA contains the following:
- a CDS encoding DUF4097 domain-containing protein, translating into MIIRPLIAALIFCMSLTGQDLPELPELPRLPEMPALPEIPELPQILELRDYHGKIQGVVVHRLDVKPRATLVMKALRGDVIMQGTDVHRIVIEEEITVKTKDKQWAQEVIDKLKGELRPPASEGEPYIFQVGKWGDRDVSFYYKARVPKTFNVIIHSYGGDIDLAELQGDLEVKTGGGDVALSNASGKIMLGTKGGDIDLFKVEGQIELVSEGGDIEGRHVQGKAKVRTSGGDIDFFNSKGNYDFNTGGGDISLQDLEGSDIEARTGGGEISVQNITAELNLMTGGGDIEIENLRGGLGAASGGGDLTLRRIIGDAVLFTGAGDVWINRITGAVRTKSDNGDIEVREMTLEDPGKSESTFTASHGNVYVNFNTEKPVDITARILGYSPHYAIDYINSNVKLEYSKEDGNTVGTYTTDQPFHRMVIETTEGKIKIRKGEE; encoded by the coding sequence ATGATTATAAGACCCCTCATAGCCGCGCTTATCTTCTGTATGTCCCTGACGGGTCAGGACCTGCCTGAGCTGCCCGAATTGCCCAGGCTGCCGGAAATGCCAGCGCTACCGGAAATTCCGGAACTGCCTCAGATCCTCGAACTCCGTGACTACCACGGAAAGATCCAGGGCGTGGTGGTTCACCGCCTGGATGTGAAGCCCCGGGCCACCCTGGTCATGAAAGCCCTCCGGGGAGATGTGATTATGCAGGGCACCGACGTCCATCGAATTGTGATTGAAGAGGAGATCACCGTCAAAACCAAGGATAAGCAGTGGGCCCAGGAAGTCATCGACAAGCTCAAGGGGGAACTGCGTCCCCCCGCTTCCGAAGGTGAGCCCTATATTTTCCAAGTAGGCAAATGGGGGGACCGGGACGTTTCGTTCTACTATAAGGCACGGGTGCCGAAAACTTTTAATGTCATCATCCATTCTTATGGCGGTGATATCGACCTGGCGGAGCTCCAGGGTGACCTGGAGGTCAAGACGGGGGGCGGGGATGTGGCCCTGTCCAACGCCAGCGGCAAAATCATGCTCGGTACAAAGGGCGGTGATATCGACCTGTTCAAAGTGGAGGGTCAGATCGAGCTGGTATCGGAAGGTGGTGACATTGAAGGCCGCCATGTCCAGGGTAAGGCCAAGGTCCGCACCAGCGGCGGCGACATCGATTTTTTCAACAGTAAAGGGAACTATGATTTCAACACCGGCGGTGGCGATATCAGCCTGCAGGATCTGGAAGGGAGTGACATCGAGGCCCGTACTGGCGGCGGCGAAATCAGCGTGCAAAATATTACCGCAGAGCTCAACCTCATGACCGGTGGTGGCGACATTGAGATCGAAAACCTGCGGGGCGGTTTGGGAGCGGCCAGCGGCGGCGGCGACCTCACCCTCCGACGTATAATTGGCGATGCCGTACTATTCACCGGCGCCGGAGACGTCTGGATCAACCGGATAACCGGAGCCGTGCGCACAAAATCCGATAACGGGGATATCGAAGTCCGCGAAATGACCCTGGAGGACCCCGGTAAATCAGAGTCCACCTTCACCGCCAGCCACGGGAATGTATATGTGAACTTCAATACCGAAAAGCCGGTGGATATCACCGCCAGGATCCTGGGGTACTCACCCCACTATGCCATCGACTACATCAACAGTAACGTGAAACTTGAGTATAGCAAAGAAGACGGCAATACCGTGGGGACCTATACAACCGACCAACCGTTCCACCGTATGGTCATCGAGACTACGGAGGGCAAGATCAAAATTAGGAAAGGAGAGGAATAA